In Micromonospora sp. NBC_01813, the following are encoded in one genomic region:
- a CDS encoding amidase, translating into MTDVQQPLDRLIDRRAFLARTAALATAATVGTVALPGLAGIASAAPSPASGPAVKFNPELDKGAAYNKPRESVMSDPTEWTLSEAAWMIRHNKIVPVELVQAYLDRIAAYDSTYQAFNLVTAEAALKAARQWANRPYRGPLHGIPLAIKDNYFTEGVLTTASSYLFQDFVPPYDATSVAKLTVQGGIVLGKTQMGPLATSRATLPNGQVTTINAWTPIDPSTNPGGSSTGTATAVAGRMATSGIGTQTGGSITAPSNAQNLTGIKPTMGRVSLAGIIPLTYSRDHPGPLARDAKDAAIMLMAMAGPDPADPRSQGLPPVPNLINAATPRYEGGNLRMRWKTRIGVLPGYADGTSETALARQAFLAKMAAIPECELVEVPLPDEWDLLTGSAFNNVRLPERSEPFMPYLRDDLRGFGVSVTSWLQGCLLDANGYVTGQRAKLLLLERILDQIFGSCDVVVQTGPVPFDIVGLPEIAFPIGFTGGGVPIGTILGGLPYAEDRLLSVVAAYQAVSDWHWQRPPNPPAAASAAARSAAAVPDRGRLTAEEVAELTQ; encoded by the coding sequence ATGACAGACGTACAGCAGCCACTGGACCGCCTCATCGACCGCCGGGCGTTCCTGGCCCGCACCGCAGCGCTGGCCACCGCCGCCACCGTCGGCACCGTTGCGCTGCCCGGTCTGGCCGGCATCGCCTCCGCCGCACCGAGCCCGGCCAGCGGCCCGGCCGTCAAGTTCAACCCGGAGTTGGACAAGGGCGCCGCATACAACAAGCCACGCGAGTCGGTCATGTCCGACCCGACCGAGTGGACGCTGTCCGAGGCCGCCTGGATGATCCGGCACAACAAGATCGTCCCGGTGGAGCTGGTACAGGCCTACCTGGACCGGATCGCCGCGTACGACTCCACGTACCAGGCGTTCAACCTGGTCACCGCCGAAGCGGCGCTCAAGGCCGCCCGCCAGTGGGCGAACCGCCCGTACCGGGGTCCGCTGCACGGCATCCCGCTGGCCATCAAGGACAACTACTTCACCGAAGGTGTGTTGACCACCGCGAGTTCCTACCTGTTCCAGGACTTCGTGCCGCCGTACGACGCGACGTCGGTTGCCAAGCTGACCGTGCAGGGCGGCATCGTGCTCGGCAAGACGCAGATGGGACCGCTGGCCACCAGCCGGGCCACCCTGCCCAACGGCCAGGTCACCACGATCAACGCCTGGACGCCGATCGACCCGTCGACCAACCCGGGCGGTTCCTCGACCGGCACCGCGACCGCCGTCGCCGGCCGGATGGCCACCTCCGGCATCGGCACCCAGACCGGTGGTTCGATCACCGCGCCGTCCAATGCGCAGAACCTCACCGGCATCAAGCCCACGATGGGCCGGGTGTCGCTGGCCGGGATCATCCCGCTGACCTACAGCCGCGACCATCCCGGACCGCTGGCCCGCGACGCCAAGGACGCCGCCATCATGCTGATGGCGATGGCCGGACCGGACCCGGCCGACCCGCGCAGTCAGGGCCTGCCGCCGGTGCCGAACCTGATCAACGCGGCGACACCGCGCTACGAAGGCGGCAACCTGCGGATGCGGTGGAAGACCCGGATCGGCGTCCTGCCCGGCTATGCCGACGGCACGTCCGAGACCGCGCTCGCCCGCCAGGCGTTCCTCGCCAAGATGGCGGCGATCCCGGAATGCGAGTTGGTCGAGGTGCCGTTGCCCGACGAGTGGGACCTGCTCACCGGCAGCGCGTTCAACAACGTCCGGCTGCCTGAGCGCAGCGAACCGTTCATGCCGTACCTGCGCGACGACCTGCGCGGCTTCGGTGTGTCGGTGACCAGTTGGCTGCAGGGCTGCCTGCTCGACGCCAACGGCTACGTCACCGGCCAGCGCGCCAAGTTGCTGCTGCTGGAGCGGATCCTCGACCAGATCTTCGGCAGCTGCGACGTGGTGGTGCAGACCGGTCCGGTGCCGTTCGACATCGTCGGGTTGCCGGAGATCGCCTTCCCGATCGGCTTCACCGGCGGCGGCGTGCCGATCGGCACCATCCTCGGTGGACTACCGTACGCCGAGGACCGGCTGCTCTCGGTGGTCGCCGCGTACCAGGCGGTCAGTGACTGGCACTGGCAGCGGCCGCCGAACCCGCCGGCGGCTGCTTCCGCCGCTGCCCGGTCCGCCGCCGCGGTGCCCGACCGGGGTCGGCTCACCGCCGAGGAGGTCGCCGAACTCACCCAGTGA
- a CDS encoding sigma-70 family RNA polymerase sigma factor, which produces MRDSPADADDAIGQVYAACYRRLVVQLYAVVGDVGEAQESVQEAFVRALLTPQRFAELDSPEAWLRRVALNIARSRHRRRILARLLPRLATPVDAERLMADTSAEHLALMQALRELPDGQRHAIALHYLADLPVAEVADALGVTEGTVKSRLSRGRAALADLLAAPSSTGSLP; this is translated from the coding sequence ATGCGAGACTCCCCGGCGGACGCCGACGACGCCATCGGTCAGGTGTACGCCGCCTGCTACCGGCGGCTCGTCGTCCAGTTGTACGCGGTCGTCGGCGATGTCGGGGAGGCGCAGGAGAGTGTGCAGGAGGCGTTCGTCCGGGCGCTGCTGACGCCGCAGCGCTTCGCCGAACTCGACAGCCCCGAGGCCTGGCTGCGCCGGGTGGCGCTCAACATCGCGCGCAGCCGGCACCGGCGGCGGATTCTCGCCCGGCTCCTGCCCAGGCTGGCCACACCGGTCGACGCCGAGCGGCTGATGGCCGACACCTCGGCCGAACACCTCGCCTTGATGCAGGCGCTGAGGGAACTGCCGGATGGGCAGCGGCACGCGATCGCTCTGCACTACCTGGCCGATCTGCCGGTCGCCGAGGTCGCCGACGCCCTCGGGGTCACGGAAGGCACCGTCAAGTCCCGGCTGTCGCGCGGCCGGGCCGCGTTGGCCGATCTGCTCGCCGCGCCGAGTTCCACCGGGAGTTTGCCGTGA
- a CDS encoding DUF1501 domain-containing protein: protein MDRPYVCRAARCSQPTDAADHRTRQSGISGDLTMDALSRRKFLIASGVTGATALAAGAGGIALADLLSSAAPEAAATARDILVVVTLYGGNDGLNTVIPYADSAYHSARPELGYEPESVLPIDAELGLNPVLTGLRTLWGDGQLAIVSGVGYPKPDRSHFRSMDIWQTGSPTNPANSGWIGRWLDGIKAPVEAAVSFEPVLPPLLVGRSRIGACVSYRGLRVPDWIDPQVVAALGASHPQESPMRARAAAAYADLIEMARTVRSAQELADPFPADDDLDSLAASATGTGGSGALGTQLGLVARCVTLGVPTRMYSVSLGGFDTHAQERVGQELLLGQLDRALTGFVRAMSASPAGQRVTVVVYSEFGRRVRANASDGTDHGTAGPVLVAGPAVAGGRFGEQPSLADLDDGDLKATVDFRDIFGTLLARVLEAEPARYLDGYEPVELPLLRTERGPASVDHPTD from the coding sequence TTGGACCGACCGTACGTATGCCGTGCTGCGCGGTGTTCGCAACCAACGGATGCTGCTGACCATCGGACTCGCCAGTCCGGAATATCTGGTGACCTAACGATGGACGCGCTTAGCCGACGTAAGTTCCTGATCGCGTCCGGAGTGACCGGAGCGACCGCATTGGCCGCTGGAGCCGGCGGCATCGCACTGGCCGACCTGTTGTCCAGCGCCGCCCCAGAAGCAGCCGCCACTGCCCGAGATATTCTGGTCGTAGTCACTCTCTACGGCGGCAACGACGGCCTGAACACGGTGATCCCGTACGCCGATTCGGCATACCACTCGGCCCGCCCGGAGTTGGGCTACGAGCCCGAATCGGTGCTGCCGATCGATGCCGAGCTGGGTCTCAACCCAGTACTCACCGGGCTACGAACGCTGTGGGGTGACGGGCAACTCGCCATCGTCTCCGGGGTGGGATATCCCAAACCGGACCGCAGCCACTTCCGTTCAATGGATATCTGGCAAACCGGTTCACCGACGAACCCGGCCAACTCTGGTTGGATTGGACGGTGGTTGGACGGTATCAAGGCGCCGGTGGAGGCTGCGGTCAGCTTCGAGCCGGTCCTGCCGCCGCTGTTGGTAGGCCGAAGTCGCATCGGTGCCTGCGTGAGCTATCGCGGGCTGCGGGTGCCGGACTGGATCGACCCGCAGGTGGTGGCCGCGCTCGGTGCCTCGCACCCGCAGGAGTCGCCGATGCGGGCGCGGGCTGCGGCAGCGTACGCCGATCTGATCGAAATGGCACGCACGGTCCGTTCCGCACAGGAACTGGCCGATCCCTTCCCTGCCGACGATGACCTCGACTCGCTTGCGGCATCGGCGACGGGCACCGGTGGCAGCGGAGCGCTAGGCACCCAACTGGGTCTGGTCGCGCGCTGCGTCACATTGGGCGTGCCTACGCGGATGTATTCGGTCAGTCTCGGCGGCTTTGACACCCATGCGCAGGAACGAGTCGGCCAGGAGCTGCTGCTGGGGCAGTTGGACCGAGCGTTGACTGGCTTCGTACGGGCGATGTCGGCTTCGCCAGCCGGCCAGCGGGTCACTGTGGTCGTTTACAGCGAGTTCGGTCGCCGGGTCCGTGCCAACGCCTCCGACGGCACCGACCACGGCACGGCAGGACCGGTGCTGGTGGCCGGGCCCGCAGTCGCCGGCGGCAGGTTCGGCGAGCAACCATCACTGGCCGACCTCGACGACGGCGATCTGAAGGCTACGGTCGATTTCCGGGACATATTCGGCACGCTGCTCGCCAGGGTGCTGGAGGCCGAGCCAGCACGCTACCTGGATGGTTACGAGCCGGTCGAGTTGCCGCTGCTGCGCACCGAGCGGGGACCAGCCAGCGTGGACCATCCGACAGACTGA
- a CDS encoding DUF1800 domain-containing protein: MTGDVALLLRRAGFGPTAAELAAAQRAGYPATLAALLAPTDPDIGAAGAPAPDLGPDPHSRLREPNGDQRAEADRQRQIDLERLSQWWLDRMAAARNQAVEKLAFFWQGHWATAVAKVKSPQLMLAQYHTIRAARDVRDLAQRMVRDPALVHWLDGQLNTREAPNENLARELFELFLLGIGHYTEADVKQAGRALTGWRIDLAGQVTVFHPPSHDAGNKTILGVTGAFTELGLVDMLLSQPACARFIASRLWFRYASSTDPIPEPTRERMAAGFPDPMAMLRAMFTDEAFAGTADSMVKQPIEWFVGGMRQLGVRPAAIPTEMLPEILNGLSGMGQRPFNPPSVGGWPAGGTWLTSAAAQVRLSLAGKIVSLTDPGPLTPDDVAYLLCVDGWTDRTYAVLRGVRNQRMLLTIGLASPEYLVT, from the coding sequence ATGACCGGCGACGTCGCGCTCCTGCTCCGTCGGGCCGGTTTCGGTCCGACGGCAGCCGAGCTCGCTGCCGCCCAGCGGGCCGGCTACCCGGCGACCCTCGCCGCGCTGCTTGCGCCAACCGATCCTGACATCGGTGCGGCAGGCGCGCCCGCCCCGGATCTGGGTCCCGATCCTCATTCGCGCCTGCGTGAGCCGAACGGGGACCAGCGTGCCGAGGCCGACCGACAGCGCCAGATCGACTTGGAGCGGCTTAGCCAGTGGTGGCTGGACCGGATGGCAGCAGCACGTAACCAGGCGGTGGAAAAACTGGCCTTCTTCTGGCAGGGACACTGGGCCACCGCGGTGGCCAAGGTCAAGAGCCCACAACTGATGCTGGCCCAGTACCACACGATCCGGGCCGCCCGCGACGTCAGAGATCTTGCCCAGCGGATGGTACGGGACCCAGCGCTGGTGCACTGGCTCGACGGTCAGCTCAACACCCGCGAAGCACCCAACGAGAACCTCGCCCGGGAGCTGTTCGAACTGTTCCTGCTCGGCATCGGCCACTACACCGAGGCTGACGTCAAGCAGGCCGGCCGGGCATTGACGGGCTGGCGCATCGACCTGGCGGGCCAGGTGACAGTGTTTCACCCGCCCAGTCACGATGCCGGAAACAAGACCATTCTCGGGGTCACCGGCGCGTTCACCGAACTCGGGCTGGTCGACATGCTGCTTAGCCAGCCAGCCTGCGCTCGGTTCATCGCCTCCCGGCTGTGGTTCCGGTACGCCTCATCCACCGACCCGATACCTGAACCGACCCGCGAGCGGATGGCCGCCGGGTTCCCCGACCCGATGGCGATGCTGCGGGCGATGTTCACTGATGAGGCGTTCGCCGGCACCGCTGACAGCATGGTCAAGCAGCCGATCGAGTGGTTCGTCGGAGGTATGCGTCAACTCGGCGTACGGCCCGCCGCCATCCCCACCGAAATGCTGCCAGAGATCCTCAACGGGCTCAGCGGGATGGGCCAGCGGCCCTTCAACCCACCCAGCGTCGGCGGCTGGCCGGCTGGCGGGACGTGGCTCACCTCGGCCGCCGCCCAGGTCAGGCTGAGCCTGGCTGGCAAGATTGTCAGTCTCACCGATCCCGGACCACTCACCCCGGACGACGTCGCCTACCTCCTGTGTGTCGATGGTTGGACCGACCGTACGTATGCCGTGCTGCGCGGTGTTCGCAACCAACGGATGCTGCTGACCATCGGACTCGCCAGTCCGGAATATCTGGTGACCTAA
- a CDS encoding sialidase family protein, translating to MTDLRLTGFDPERIRRSVAAPTLDSLRARARRRRTRNRIAAVGLLMVAVAAPGLAATVGRQPDPPPARPAATHLAYWDGQVSVGYRNVHDSCEFEFARSGDGGASWSAPAGPDTQAYCLRDAGGMVVSRAEAHVLTPDVYLVGVGVTDHVSTDAGRTWSDVTGTTLTVAAFPPWAVPVNCLTPCPDLRPPVAVDPVAGRLYRLADPPTEMGLVYVTADGAIWTAGSDPDGDGTALAVSTDRGATWQVTTVSARVVDGLAARDAQEAFVLTSALGGDATARSTLWHTADGGQGWHDQPTSLPTVTAGALTIGDRGQLLVGHHGTHNILTWTSTDDGVTFTAGTPTPPGSIGALPGRMWTSGGSAPTPGQVTVDGTVWQSVPLPTQ from the coding sequence GTGACTGACCTACGACTCACCGGCTTCGACCCCGAACGGATCCGCCGTTCGGTCGCCGCGCCCACCCTGGACAGCCTGCGCGCACGGGCCCGTCGGCGCCGGACCCGCAACCGGATCGCCGCGGTCGGGCTGCTGATGGTGGCGGTGGCCGCCCCGGGACTGGCCGCCACCGTGGGACGGCAACCGGACCCACCGCCGGCCCGACCGGCTGCGACGCACCTGGCGTACTGGGACGGGCAGGTCAGTGTCGGCTACCGCAACGTCCACGACTCGTGCGAGTTCGAGTTCGCCCGCAGTGGCGACGGCGGGGCCAGTTGGTCCGCGCCAGCCGGACCGGACACGCAGGCGTACTGCCTGCGCGACGCCGGCGGGATGGTCGTGTCCCGGGCCGAGGCCCACGTGCTGACCCCGGACGTGTACCTGGTCGGGGTCGGCGTGACCGACCACGTGTCCACCGACGCCGGCCGTACCTGGTCCGACGTCACCGGCACGACGCTCACCGTCGCGGCCTTCCCACCGTGGGCCGTACCGGTGAACTGCCTGACGCCGTGCCCGGACCTGCGGCCACCGGTCGCCGTCGACCCGGTGGCCGGCCGGCTCTACCGGCTGGCCGACCCACCGACCGAGATGGGTCTGGTGTACGTCACTGCCGACGGGGCGATCTGGACGGCCGGTAGTGACCCCGACGGTGACGGCACCGCGCTGGCCGTCAGCACCGATCGCGGTGCCACCTGGCAGGTGACCACGGTTTCGGCCAGGGTGGTCGACGGACTCGCGGCCCGCGACGCCCAGGAGGCATTCGTCCTGACCAGTGCACTGGGTGGGGACGCCACCGCCCGTTCGACGCTGTGGCACACCGCCGACGGTGGACAGGGCTGGCACGATCAGCCGACGTCGCTGCCCACGGTGACGGCCGGGGCGCTCACCATCGGTGACCGCGGCCAGCTGCTGGTCGGCCACCACGGCACGCACAACATCCTGACCTGGACCAGTACGGACGACGGCGTCACCTTCACCGCTGGCACGCCGACGCCGCCCGGATCAATCGGCGCACTGCCCGGACGGATGTGGACGTCCGGCGGCAGCGCGCCGACGCCCGGCCAGGTAACGGTGGACGGAACGGTCTGGCAATCCGTACCGCTGCCTACACAGTGA
- a CDS encoding sugar transferase: MIAAPVDAAALLAPLLASDQYWRGTLAMSALTVTVFAFGGLYQARRHVSFLDELPGLCGHLLAAAGVVALIAGLRHDSVEYVAGMMRGVAVSAALLILGRALTLAVVLFARRRRWVEHNAVVLGSGPVAVELARLMRRYPSYGLRFVGCVDSSARMREGTSLPLVGTFDDLGKIIDLVDCDVLIIAEPDCHEPDLMELLRRPECASRDLWAVARLWGSRSQGRQPDHIGAIPLVHVRHVSLTGPRWALKRASDMVFASVALLLLSPVLALCALATLVDGGRGIFFRQERIGQYGRRFDVIKFRSMRPDNDQESKTNWSIANDRRVGPIGRFMRRTSLDELPQLWNILRGDMTVVGPRPERPYFVEQFSAEHPDYAMRHRVPVGLTGLAQVSGLRGDTPISDRARFDNYYIENWSLWLDVKVLLRTVAEVFRGGGR; encoded by the coding sequence ATGATCGCTGCTCCGGTTGATGCCGCCGCTCTGCTGGCCCCGCTGCTGGCCTCCGACCAGTACTGGCGCGGCACTCTGGCGATGTCGGCCCTGACCGTGACGGTGTTCGCCTTCGGTGGGCTGTACCAGGCCCGCCGACACGTCAGCTTCCTCGACGAACTACCCGGTCTGTGTGGGCACTTGCTCGCAGCCGCCGGTGTCGTCGCGCTCATCGCCGGGCTGCGACACGACTCGGTGGAGTATGTGGCCGGCATGATGCGCGGAGTGGCAGTGTCCGCGGCGCTGCTGATTCTGGGCCGAGCCCTCACCCTGGCGGTGGTGCTGTTCGCTCGGCGCCGCCGGTGGGTCGAGCACAACGCGGTGGTCCTCGGCAGCGGGCCCGTCGCAGTCGAGCTGGCCCGGCTGATGCGCCGGTATCCCAGCTACGGCCTGCGGTTCGTCGGCTGTGTCGACTCGTCGGCGCGAATGCGGGAAGGCACGTCCCTACCGCTCGTCGGCACCTTCGACGATCTCGGAAAGATCATCGATCTGGTGGACTGCGACGTACTCATCATCGCCGAGCCGGACTGTCATGAGCCCGACCTGATGGAGTTGCTGCGCCGACCGGAGTGCGCTAGTCGAGACCTTTGGGCGGTCGCCCGGCTGTGGGGCTCCCGGTCGCAGGGCCGGCAACCTGACCACATCGGCGCGATACCTCTGGTCCATGTGCGACACGTCAGCCTCACCGGCCCTCGGTGGGCACTCAAGCGTGCGTCGGACATGGTGTTCGCCTCAGTCGCGTTGTTGCTACTCAGTCCAGTTCTCGCCCTCTGCGCACTGGCCACCCTCGTCGACGGCGGTCGGGGCATCTTCTTCCGTCAGGAGCGGATCGGGCAGTATGGCCGCAGATTCGATGTCATCAAGTTCCGCTCCATGCGACCCGACAACGATCAGGAGTCGAAGACCAACTGGTCGATCGCCAACGACCGGCGGGTCGGCCCGATCGGTCGATTCATGCGACGTACCTCGTTGGATGAGCTACCTCAGTTGTGGAACATACTGCGGGGTGACATGACTGTGGTGGGCCCGCGTCCAGAGCGGCCGTATTTCGTGGAGCAGTTCTCAGCCGAGCATCCGGATTACGCCATGCGTCACCGTGTGCCGGTTGGCCTGACCGGTTTGGCGCAGGTCAGTGGGCTGCGGGGAGACACGCCCATTTCCGACCGGGCCCGGTTCGACAACTACTACATCGAGAATTGGTCGTTGTGGCTGGACGTGAAGGTGTTGTTGCGGACGGTGGCTGAGGTTTTTCGTGGCGGCGGGCGGTAG
- a CDS encoding glycosyltransferase family 4 protein encodes MSVPEPLDTLRVLHVSHTAYPGGAELALVRLLDRPTAWQASLCAPLSGGAFDKLGHQVRVDRSLPGLPTGGTRSRSPLLAARYLAALHAGARRLRNSPLRADADLLHANTAAAAIICALADPQRTTPLVVHLRDLVSTDSLGRFGYTALRGALRRADGVIANSQSTLQSADGLYPAGAPTAVLQSPIGVAVRRTEARLRPEAKVIGMVGRLQHWKGQHIFLEAFARSFAGTQVRAHIAGAPLFNEVGYADELRRLAQDRGIADQVTFLGHVDDINGFFDSVDIVVHASTRAEPLGQTVIQALAHALPVVATSGGGPGEWIQPGVNGELVEPGDPEALARVLGTLVSSVDRRHALAAGAADTPGIATDDECVQAHAEFFAQVRRIARPATARQDG; translated from the coding sequence ATGAGTGTCCCTGAGCCGCTCGACACCCTACGGGTGCTACACGTCAGCCACACCGCCTATCCCGGCGGCGCGGAGCTCGCTCTCGTACGGCTGCTGGACCGGCCAACCGCGTGGCAGGCTTCGCTGTGTGCGCCCCTTTCCGGCGGTGCCTTCGACAAACTTGGCCACCAGGTTCGCGTCGACCGGAGCCTGCCCGGGCTACCTACCGGTGGTACTCGCAGCCGCAGCCCGCTACTGGCCGCCCGCTATCTGGCCGCCCTGCATGCGGGAGCCCGCCGGCTGCGCAACAGCCCGCTGCGTGCCGATGCTGACCTGTTGCACGCAAACACCGCAGCCGCGGCGATCATCTGCGCACTGGCCGATCCGCAGCGGACCACACCGCTCGTGGTGCACCTGCGGGATCTGGTCAGCACAGACAGCCTCGGTCGGTTCGGGTACACCGCGTTGCGTGGCGCGCTACGCCGTGCAGACGGTGTCATCGCCAACTCGCAGTCCACCCTGCAGTCTGCCGACGGGCTCTACCCGGCCGGCGCACCGACTGCGGTACTGCAGAGCCCGATCGGGGTGGCGGTGCGCCGTACCGAGGCACGCCTACGGCCGGAAGCAAAGGTGATCGGCATGGTCGGTCGGCTGCAACATTGGAAAGGCCAGCACATTTTTCTCGAAGCGTTCGCGCGGTCGTTCGCCGGCACACAGGTACGTGCCCACATCGCTGGTGCACCACTGTTCAACGAGGTCGGATACGCCGACGAACTTCGCCGGCTTGCCCAGGACCGCGGCATCGCCGACCAGGTGACATTTCTCGGTCATGTCGACGACATCAACGGGTTCTTCGACAGCGTCGACATCGTCGTACACGCCTCTACCCGGGCCGAACCGCTTGGCCAGACCGTGATCCAGGCGTTGGCGCATGCCCTGCCCGTCGTGGCCACGTCCGGCGGCGGGCCAGGCGAGTGGATTCAACCCGGGGTCAACGGTGAGCTGGTCGAGCCGGGGGATCCTGAAGCCCTCGCACGGGTGCTGGGTACTCTGGTCAGCTCGGTCGACCGGCGGCATGCCCTTGCTGCCGGCGCGGCAGACACCCCCGGCATCGCCACCGACGACGAGTGCGTCCAGGCTCATGCCGAGTTCTTCGCGCAGGTACGTCGGATAGCGAGGCCGGCCACGGCAAGGCAGGACGGATGA
- a CDS encoding glycosyltransferase, which translates to MTILADRSVALVHEWFGATGGSEQVFRHIADVVPHARRFVLWKDPGVTEVGLQESWLARTPLRHSKTIALPVMPLVWRTLSREHFDVVLSSSHAFAHTVRLGQPGHTRHLSYIHSPARYVWSPDFDGRGSGPLLAMPRRALQTVDVRLSRHVDSYAANSREVQARIRRFWDRDSIVIHPPVDVEYFVAAPSSDTVQSRDYLLGIGRWIPYKNFDLIISIAAAARMPLIIAGSGPEEDNLRKHADRIGAEVTFEVRPDRDRLRQLYWGARALLFPVHEDFGIIPVEAQACGTPVLGLRRGGLLETVVDGETGFLIDSTRAEDYVPLLRRLGELDPAQIQAHAKMFSGTEFAAKLTAWMNNECP; encoded by the coding sequence ATGACGATACTGGCGGACCGCTCGGTCGCGCTCGTCCACGAGTGGTTCGGCGCCACTGGCGGGTCCGAGCAGGTGTTCCGGCACATCGCCGATGTCGTTCCACACGCACGACGGTTCGTGCTCTGGAAGGACCCCGGCGTCACCGAGGTCGGCCTGCAGGAGTCCTGGCTGGCTCGCACACCGCTGCGGCACAGCAAGACCATCGCCCTACCAGTGATGCCCCTCGTCTGGCGGACTCTGAGCCGGGAACATTTCGACGTGGTTCTCTCCTCCAGCCACGCGTTCGCGCACACGGTCCGGCTCGGCCAGCCCGGACATACCCGCCACCTGAGCTACATCCATTCACCGGCCCGGTACGTATGGAGTCCCGACTTCGACGGCCGCGGTTCCGGACCGCTGCTGGCGATGCCACGGCGGGCACTGCAGACCGTCGACGTTCGGCTGAGCCGCCACGTCGACAGCTACGCCGCCAACTCTCGCGAGGTCCAGGCTCGGATCCGCCGGTTCTGGGACCGCGACTCGATTGTGATCCACCCGCCTGTCGACGTCGAGTACTTTGTCGCTGCCCCGTCGTCGGACACCGTTCAGTCCCGCGACTACCTGCTCGGCATTGGGCGGTGGATCCCCTACAAGAACTTCGACCTGATCATTTCGATCGCCGCTGCGGCCCGCATGCCGCTGATCATCGCTGGTTCGGGGCCTGAGGAGGACAACCTGCGCAAGCACGCCGATCGAATCGGTGCCGAGGTGACCTTCGAGGTACGTCCGGACCGCGACCGACTGCGCCAGCTCTACTGGGGAGCCCGCGCGCTGCTGTTCCCGGTGCACGAAGACTTTGGCATCATCCCGGTCGAGGCGCAGGCGTGTGGCACCCCGGTGCTCGGGCTACGCCGGGGCGGCCTTCTCGAAACCGTTGTCGACGGCGAAACCGGGTTCCTCATCGACTCCACCCGGGCAGAGGACTACGTTCCGCTGCTGCGCCGACTCGGCGAGCTTGATCCGGCCCAGATCCAGGCCCATGCCAAGATGTTCTCTGGCACCGAGTTCGCTGCCAAGCTCACCGCCTGGATGAACAATGAGTGTCCCTGA
- a CDS encoding LCP family protein, giving the protein MRIALIALIVLVMLGGGGLLVGGFYLRSIESGIERVKAFDDVPEESRPEKVTTATNILILGSDTRDLENTSGSRSDTIILAHIAADRQSAQLISIPRDTWVFVPPNRDGSLGGREAKINAAYAWGGISLMVQTVEEFTGVRIDNVALVDFAGFRAIIDALGGVEIDVEHAFTSTHSLNPDGRRSFAAGPQTMDGAAALDYARERYAFADGDFARIRHQQQVIKAILETAASGGVLTSPGTLNSFIRATADAVAVDETLSLLDFGMELRHLRGDDLTFVTSPTKGTGRVGDESVVFADTESAKIFYDAVRRDAVAEIMAAIE; this is encoded by the coding sequence ATGCGCATTGCACTAATCGCCCTGATCGTGCTCGTCATGCTCGGCGGAGGCGGACTGCTTGTCGGTGGGTTCTACCTGCGGTCGATCGAGTCGGGCATCGAGCGGGTGAAGGCTTTCGATGACGTTCCCGAGGAGAGTCGACCAGAGAAGGTCACTACCGCGACGAACATTCTGATTCTCGGCAGCGACACCCGCGACTTGGAGAACACCTCAGGGTCGCGAAGCGACACGATCATCCTGGCGCACATCGCAGCGGATCGGCAGAGCGCCCAACTGATCTCCATTCCCCGCGACACCTGGGTCTTCGTGCCACCCAACCGTGACGGCAGCCTTGGTGGACGCGAGGCGAAGATCAACGCCGCGTACGCGTGGGGTGGTATCTCGCTGATGGTGCAGACGGTGGAGGAATTCACCGGCGTCCGTATCGACAACGTCGCGCTCGTCGACTTTGCCGGCTTCCGTGCGATCATCGACGCCCTCGGTGGTGTCGAGATCGACGTGGAACACGCGTTCACCTCGACGCACTCACTGAACCCCGACGGCCGACGTTCGTTCGCCGCTGGACCCCAGACGATGGACGGTGCCGCCGCATTGGACTACGCCCGTGAACGCTACGCGTTCGCCGACGGCGACTTCGCCCGGATTCGCCACCAGCAGCAGGTCATCAAGGCGATCCTGGAGACTGCCGCCTCCGGCGGGGTGCTGACCAGCCCCGGGACGCTCAACTCGTTCATCCGGGCTACCGCCGACGCCGTCGCCGTCGACGAGACATTGTCGCTGCTGGACTTCGGGATGGAACTGCGGCATCTGCGTGGTGATGATCTCACTTTCGTCACCAGTCCGACCAAGGGCACCGGACGGGTGGGCGACGAAAGCGTCGTCTTCGCCGACACGGAGTCGGCGAAGATCTTCTACGACGCGGTTCGCCGTGATGCGGTCGCGGAGATCATGGCGGCCATCGAGTAA